The window AGGTAAGGCTGGAATTTTTAAAATAACCATCGTAATAACACTAATCGGTGCAAGTAAAAGAATAGGTGATAACGTATGAAAGCTTGATGATAAGGTCGTTTTAATAATATCAATTTGTGCTGTGTCTAATGATTGACCAGCATATTTAAACCCAAGAATTGCATATAAAATGATCGAAATGAGGTAGGCTGGAGCAGTGGTGAAAATCATATGTTTAATATGTTCAAATAACGTTGCCCCCGCCATTGCTGGTGCTAAGTTCGTCGTATCAGATAGCGGAGACATTTTATCACCAAAATAAGCACCCGAAATAATTGCACCTGCAACGACAGGCAATGGAATACCAAGCGTTTGTCCAATTCCTAATAAAGCAATTCCGACTGTTCCAGCTGTGGTCCAAGATGAACCTGTGGCAATCGAAACAATCGAACAAATCAGTAAAGTCGCGACTAAAAAGATTTTAGGAGAAAGAATATTTAATCCCCAATAAATCATTGAAGGGACGACACCGCCTAAAATCCATGTTCCAATCAGACTTCCGACAATTAGTAAAATTAAAATGGCTTGAATGGCGATCTTAATGGTATCAATAATTCCATCTTCAAGGTCTGACCACTTATGACCAAGGCGATAAACACCTAAAATAGAAGTGAATGCCGTTGCTAATAAGAGTGGAATCTGCGGATCCACATGAAAAATCATTAGTGATAAGACTAAAATAATGATTAAAAATATGATGGGAAGCAGTGCTTCAAATAGAGTTGGTTTTCGTGTTTGTTTCATCCGGTCCTCTCCTTTTCATCTCATAAGAAGTTAAATCTATGTTTAGTTTGAATTCACGGTTTAATATGAAGGATTTGAGTGAGTTGCTTGATTAAAACAAATCATGCGTCACTCAAAATCGAAATTTGACGATTGTTAATATAACATGTTATGACACGAACTGCAAATATTTTTGTAAAATTTTTGAAATTATTACTCAACGAATTGGTTTTATGATAAATCTAAAGTAACTAATAAAAACATATGGAAAAAATTACTTTTTAAAGAAAAAATATACAGTATTAGGTTGCGTTTTTTTGAAAATGTGATATATTAAAGATGTACTTAATAATTCTTTTGGTTTATTTCACAGAAGCAATCGAATAGATTTTCTTGGGGTTAGTACTAAGGGTAATGATGTGGGTAGCAAAATAGTATTAAGTAAAAAATTTTTATTTCTTTTCGGAGGTATTTATTATGAATACAGGTACAGTTAAATGGTTTAATGCAGAAAAAGGATTTGGATTCATCTCAGTTGAGGGGGGAGAGGATGTATTCGTACATTACTCAGCAATTACTGGTGAAGGATTCAAAACTTTAGAAGAAGGACAAAAAGTTTCTTTCGAAATCGTTGAAGGAAACCGCGGAGCTCAAGCTTCTAACGTTGTTAAATTATAATTTCTCAACCAATTGTAAAGCTAGTGATCTTTGGACACTAGCTTTTCTTATGGATTAAAGAAACTACTTACAAGCTTTAGTTCAAGAAAATCTAAACACCACAAGAAACAAGTTATTAAGAGTTAGTGATTAAACGTTTTTAAAATCATAATTTTTTTGCTACGTCTATATATTGCCTCAATCGTTTGAATTATATAAGTTGTTTGAACGTTCCACGAAAAAAACGGGGCGAGACGATTTTAAGGAATGAAAATTTGGGCAACCGAATAAAGTGAGTCATAGACGATAAAGGTGACCGTAAAGATAGAAGATTAGACAGGACTAATCATCACGAAAGGAGTGTTGAAAAGTGGGGCGTAAAGTTAGTTTAACGGAAGGGCCAATCATCAGAAATTTAGTTAAGTTAGCTATGCCGATTATGGGAACTTCTTTTATCCAAATGGCTTATAACTTAACGGATATGATTTGGATTGGAAAAGTGGGAAGTAAAGCGGTCGCTGCTGTTGGGACGGCTGGTTTTTTTACATGGTTAGCGATGGCCTTTATTATGATTTCCAAGATTGGAGCTGAAATTAAAGTCGCTCAGTCAACGGGAGCGAAACAACTAGATGATACGAAACAATACATTCGAAGTGCGATTCAAATTAATATTTTGTTGGCTGTCATTTACATGATCGGTTTATTACTTTTAAAAAAACCATTGATTAGTTTCTTTAATTTAGGCGATGCTGAGATTATTCAGATGTCTTATACTTATTTAGAAATTATGGCCTATGTCATGGTATTTTATTTTATTAATCCGGTTTTAACGGCGATTTTTAATGGATCAGGAGATAGTAAAACCCCATTTATTATCAATACGATTGGTTTAATTTTTAATATTATTTTTGACCCTCTTTTAATTTTAGGGTTTGGACCGATTCCTGCGTTAGGTGTTTTAGGTGCTGCTTTAGCAACAGCGGGAGCACAAGTAGTCGTGACGGCTTGTTTTATCGCCGTGATGATGAAAAGTCAGTTAAGTTATTTAAAAGTTAATTTGTTTAAAAAGCCAGACATGAAATCAA of the Turicibacter sp. TJ11 genome contains:
- the nhaC gene encoding Na+/H+ antiporter NhaC; this translates as MKQTRKPTLFEALLPIIFLIIILVLSLMIFHVDPQIPLLLATAFTSILGVYRLGHKWSDLEDGIIDTIKIAIQAILILLIVGSLIGTWILGGVVPSMIYWGLNILSPKIFLVATLLICSIVSIATGSSWTTAGTVGIALLGIGQTLGIPLPVVAGAIISGAYFGDKMSPLSDTTNLAPAMAGATLFEHIKHMIFTTAPAYLISIILYAILGFKYAGQSLDTAQIDIIKTTLSSSFHTLSPILLLAPISVITMVILKIPALPALLTGTLFGGVLAMIFQGANLGDVMNAMHYGFESHTGVVAVDELLTRGGLNSMLWTVSLVICALSFGGVLEKTGILETIATQILQFAKGTFGLVFATIITCIFTNILTGDQYLAIVMPGRMYKDEYEKRNLAAKNLSRAIEDSATVTSPLIPWTTCGSYMLATLGVNPISFLPFAFFNLLCPVISLILAATGWTMEKRHTNS
- a CDS encoding cold-shock protein, with protein sequence MNTGTVKWFNAEKGFGFISVEGGEDVFVHYSAITGEGFKTLEEGQKVSFEIVEGNRGAQASNVVKL
- a CDS encoding MATE family efflux transporter — translated: MGRKVSLTEGPIIRNLVKLAMPIMGTSFIQMAYNLTDMIWIGKVGSKAVAAVGTAGFFTWLAMAFIMISKIGAEIKVAQSTGAKQLDDTKQYIRSAIQINILLAVIYMIGLLLLKKPLISFFNLGDAEIIQMSYTYLEIMAYVMVFYFINPVLTAIFNGSGDSKTPFIINTIGLIFNIIFDPLLILGFGPIPALGVLGAALATAGAQVVVTACFIAVMMKSQLSYLKVNLFKKPDMKSIKVLCKIGFPGAVQNGAFTIIAMVLGRLVAAYGPVSIAVQKVGSQIESISWMTAGGFSTALGTFVGQNYGAKQYHRIQKGYRTTLGLAISLGVITTLLLVFAGQPIFKFFLNENEAIHQGTDYLKILGYSQLFMCIEITTQGLFNGLGRTYIPSIVGIILTGARIPLAYLIATPQLLGINGVWWAITLSSVAKGIVLVAIYFYLQKRDQLYEHEEWNETSADVSNAS